The following are encoded together in the Arvicanthis niloticus isolate mArvNil1 chromosome 9, mArvNil1.pat.X, whole genome shotgun sequence genome:
- the Mrpl19 gene encoding large ribosomal subunit protein bL19m: MAASMAESCRASLYLARSLRMAKPRLAALASGVCRVCTGPSPFQSRFQSTGPSEPGGFKPPPKPVIVDQRRAPDEERRFLSPEFIPPRGRTNPLKFKIERKDMLDRRTVLPIPEFYVGSILRVTTADPYASGKTSQFLGICIKRSGNGLGATFTLRNTIEGQGVEICFELYNPRIHEIQVVKLEKRLDDNLLYLRDALPEYSTFDVNMKPVPHESCQEVPVNKLKVKMKPKPWSKRWERPNFNIKGIRFDLALTEEQMKEAQKWSKPWLEFDMMREYDTSKIEAALWEEIEASKKS; the protein is encoded by the exons ATGGCGGCCTCCATGGCAGAAAGTTGTAGGGCGTCCCTGTACCTGGCCCGGAGCCTCCGAATGGCCAAGCCACGACTTGCTGCTCTCGCGTCTGGTGTCTGCCGTGTCTGCACGGGCCCAAGCCCGTTTCAGAGCCGGTTTCAGAGCACCGGGCCTTCCGAGCCCGGTGGGTTCAAGCCGCCGCCGAAACCTGTCATCGTGGACCAGCGCCGAGCCCCGGACGAAGAGAGAAG attCCTGAGTCCTGAATTCATCCCTCCAAGGGGGAGAACAAACCCTCTGAAATTTAAGATAGAAAGGAAAGACATGCTAGACAGGAGAACGGTGCTTCCCATTCCAGAGTTCTATGTCG GAAGCATACTGCGTGTTACCACAGCCGACCCCTATGCCAGTGGAAAAACCAGCCAGTTCCTGGGGATTTGCATCAAGCGATCAGGAAATGGCCTTGGAGCTACTTTCACCCTCAGGAACACGATTGAAGGACAGG GTGTGGAGATTTGCTTTGAACTGTATAATCCTCGAATCCATGAGATCCAAGTGGTGAAGTTAGAGAAGCGGCTGGATGACAACCTGCTCTACTTACGGGACGCTCTTCCCGAGTACAGCACCTTTGACGTCAATATGAAGCCGGTCCCACATGAGTCCTGCCAGGAAGTGCCTGTTAACAAG ctGAAAGTTAAAATGAAGCCAAAGCCATGGTCCAAACGCTGGGAACGTCCGAATTTCAACATTAAAGGAATCAGATTCGATCTTGCTTTAACTGAAGAGCAAATGAAAGAAGCCCAGAAGTGGAGCAAGCCATGGCTTGAATTTGATATGATGAGAGAGTATGACACTTCAAAAATTGAAGCTGCATTGTGGGAAGAAATAGAAGCATCAAAGAAGTCTTGA